Proteins encoded by one window of Deinococcus radiodurans R1 = ATCC 13939 = DSM 20539:
- a CDS encoding aminotransferase class I/II-fold pyridoxal phosphate-dependent enzyme: MWASQRASSVPGSVFSLMDAAKMRARGRGLNVTDLSIGSSDQHPPLSVLDELRAATHDPATYRYPLFSDTQPLRDAAAAYLARRFGVRLNADTEVLPLIGAQEGLAHLLLAVTDPGDTLLLPDPCYPPYWGAAAVAGLNVVTLPLLPERGFLPDLSRVPANVRPRVLLLNYPNNPTSAIASAEFFREAAAWCRERGTLLVHDHPYAELTFGDYRAPSALEAGMEGVVELHSLSKTHHLGGFRVGFAAGDAGAVAALARVKGAIDFHPYLGIQRAAAHALGLPDEVGRVGARIFEERRDALLSALRDLGWEVQTPQASMYAWAQVPGLRDSVAFAVRAAEETGVVVSPGQAFGERGEGFVRFALVQPPEVLRGAAAKLGEVGV, from the coding sequence ATGTGGGCTTCTCAGCGTGCTTCCTCGGTTCCCGGCAGTGTCTTTTCCCTGATGGACGCCGCCAAGATGCGGGCGCGGGGCCGGGGCCTGAACGTCACCGACCTCAGCATCGGCTCCAGCGACCAGCACCCGCCGCTCAGCGTGCTGGACGAATTGCGGGCCGCCACCCACGACCCGGCGACCTACCGCTACCCGCTATTTTCCGACACCCAGCCTCTGCGCGACGCCGCCGCCGCGTACCTCGCCCGGCGCTTTGGCGTGCGGCTCAATGCCGACACCGAGGTGCTGCCGCTGATCGGAGCGCAAGAAGGGCTGGCGCACCTGCTGCTCGCCGTGACCGACCCCGGCGACACGCTACTGCTCCCCGACCCCTGCTATCCGCCGTACTGGGGCGCGGCGGCGGTGGCGGGGCTGAACGTGGTGACGCTGCCGCTGCTGCCGGAGCGCGGCTTTCTGCCGGACCTCAGCCGGGTGCCAGCGAACGTGCGTCCGCGCGTGCTGCTCCTCAATTACCCGAACAACCCGACCTCGGCCATTGCCAGCGCCGAGTTTTTCCGCGAAGCCGCCGCGTGGTGCCGCGAACGGGGCACGCTGCTGGTGCATGACCATCCGTATGCCGAACTGACCTTCGGCGACTACCGCGCCCCCTCGGCACTGGAAGCGGGCATGGAAGGCGTGGTGGAACTGCACTCGCTGTCCAAGACGCACCACCTCGGCGGCTTCCGGGTGGGCTTCGCGGCGGGGGACGCGGGCGCGGTGGCGGCGCTGGCGCGGGTCAAGGGGGCGATTGATTTTCACCCATATCTGGGCATTCAGCGGGCGGCGGCGCACGCGCTGGGGCTGCCCGACGAGGTGGGCCGGGTAGGAGCGCGCATTTTCGAGGAACGCCGCGACGCACTACTGTCGGCGCTGCGTGACCTGGGCTGGGAAGTCCAGACCCCGCAGGCGAGCATGTACGCCTGGGCGCAGGTGCCGGGGCTGCGCGACAGTGTGGCTTTTGCTGTGCGCGCCGCCGAGGAGACCGGCGTGGTGGTGAGTCCGGGGCAGGCGTTTGGCGAGCGCGGCGAAGGCTTCGTGCGCTTTGCGCTGGTGCAGCCGCCGGAGGTGCTGCGGGGGGCGGCGGCGAAGTTGGGTGAGGTGGGGGTTTAA
- a CDS encoding HesA/MoeB/ThiF family protein, with product MTLTREELRRVSRPLLVPEWAEAGAQEKLRAARVLVVGAGGLGGPVIRQLAGAGVGALTVADGDTVSVTNLHRQQLYRTADVGRSKAETACAVAQGVNPFVQIQAAPALTPETAPTLIAAHDLTVDATDNFETRYLIADTCRELGREWVWGAASGVSGLCSVFGPHLGLRDVFPTPEDDSSCDELGVLGPVPNLVGDLMALQALLVLGGVGEPLRGKLWTFDALTGRVRVLKMGG from the coding sequence ATGACCCTCACCCGCGAAGAACTGCGCCGCGTCTCCCGCCCCCTGCTGGTGCCGGAGTGGGCGGAGGCCGGAGCGCAGGAAAAGCTCCGGGCCGCCCGTGTCCTCGTCGTCGGCGCGGGGGGGCTTGGCGGCCCGGTCATTCGCCAGCTCGCGGGGGCTGGGGTGGGGGCGCTCACGGTGGCCGACGGCGACACCGTGTCCGTCACCAACCTGCACCGCCAGCAGCTCTACCGCACCGCCGATGTGGGGCGCTCCAAAGCCGAAACCGCCTGCGCCGTCGCCCAGGGGGTCAATCCGTTCGTGCAGATCCAGGCCGCGCCAGCGCTGACGCCGGAGACCGCCCCCACGCTCATCGCCGCGCACGACCTGACGGTGGACGCCACCGACAACTTTGAAACCCGCTACCTCATCGCCGACACCTGCCGCGAACTGGGCCGCGAGTGGGTGTGGGGCGCTGCCAGCGGGGTCAGCGGCCTGTGCAGCGTCTTCGGCCCGCACCTCGGCCTGCGCGACGTGTTTCCCACCCCGGAAGACGACAGCTCCTGTGACGAACTCGGCGTGCTCGGGCCGGTGCCCAACCTCGTGGGCGACCTGATGGCGCTGCAAGCCCTGCTCGTTCTCGGCGGCGTGGGCGAGCCGCTGCGGGGCAAACTCTGGACCTTCGACGCGCTGACGGGGCGGGTGCGGGTGCTGAAGATGGGGGGGTAA